In the Balaenoptera ricei isolate mBalRic1 chromosome 1, mBalRic1.hap2, whole genome shotgun sequence genome, GGAATTGAATTAGGAATGGACAGTTTGAATGGGGGAGGAGGGTTCTAAAACCAAACTGAGTGCTGTCTGTGGCTGACCCCACAGATACGTGCAGCGGGGGCTACAGCGGGTGGGGCTTGACCCCCACCTGCCACTGAATCTGGCTGCCCTTCGGGCCCACCAGGCCCAGGAGAACCGTGTGGTGGCCTTCTTCAGCCTGGCCCTGCTGCTGGCCCCGCTGGTGGAGACACTGATTCTACTGGACCGGCTGCTCTACCTTCAGGAGCAGGGTGAGGGTGGCCAAAGCAGGGACCCAGGGCCAGAGGGGCTGGAGTTCTAGGGCTCTCCTTCAGGTCCCGGCCCCTGCACTTGCCAGGACTAGGTTCCTCGCTGTGGTGATTCTCAGACCAGCTGCTTCAGAGTcagatgggggggaggggaactTGTTAATGCAAATTCCTACTGAATCAGCCTGTGGTGGTACCTCCCTGAGGTGCATTTTAAGCCAGCATCCCAGGCACTGAGAACCTATGATGTGCTGCAGACTGCCTCCTCCCGAGTCAGTGTCTTGGGCACTCATGTTCCTGGAGAGAGCTGGGTCTCCTTAGACCCCCTCGAGCCTCCCCCATGGGGAAAAGGGGCTATGCCTACAGGCTAAGCAGGAAGTGGCTAAGAGTTTGTTtcatttctccccttctgagTAGCCCTGCCTTTCTCATAGGCTTCCATGCTGAGCTTCTGCCCATCTTCAGCCCCGAACTCTCTCCGAGAAACCTGGTTCTGGTGGCCACCAAAAGGCCTCTGGGTGAGACCTTCTCTGTTCTGGAGACTGAAGACAGCTGACACAGCCTGAGGAAGGGCATATCTCCGACCCCATCTGTAACTGCCAGGTACCACACTGGGTGGCGGAGTCTTCACCTCCTCAGCCAGAGAACCAGCATCCTCCGTGGAATCCTGGTTCCCTACAAACCTTCAGCTTCataccctttctctccctctgtgtgtTATGTAATATTAtgcaaaaacttatttttaatttattaaaaaattgaaatctttaCTTCTCTATCATTTCTATTAAGTATAGAAAAGGACAGACATGCACCCTCCCTACCGTATCCTGCAGGGGTGCTACATTAGGTCTCACATCCCCAATCCCCACTGTCTTCCCTAACAGGTAGCACCCTGTTACTCAGAGGTCTCCATGGAGGGAAGCTGTCTCTCCCTTAGATCTCCATCCCAGAATCTGCAGGCCCTGCCCTTTGGGAGGACCACCTTAAGGCTGGCTAACTTCTATCCAGGTTTTGTCATAACATCAGGACAGATGCTCCCTCCCTCAGTCCCTGAaacaggggttaggggtgccagTCTACCAAAAGACAGCAGCTGCACACAGAGGACCCAAGGCTCTTTATTAGAGTCTGAAGAAGAGGTGGTCCCAACCTTCAAGGCTAAGACAAGGAGGGGAGAAGCAGCTCTCCCCAGACTCAATACCAATAGACTTTCTTATGTCTCCGTGTCTCCTGGATCCCCATCGCCTCCATTACCTCCTCCTCCAGTGTCTTTAGACTGGGCACATAGGTTTTTGCTAGAGCATCTTCCACTGATGTGTCTTTGGGGCCATCTGTTGAGCCGAGGAAAGAAGATGGGTGGGAAGGCTTCTTAACATCCCTGACTcccactcctcccacccccctcttCTTGCCGCCTCACCCAGCCTCACCAATCCATGTTTCAGGGACGATGCCATCAGCTCTGGGAAATTCAGGTTTAGGGATAATTCTTCCTGATCTTGTGGAGACTCGTACCCGCTCTCCTGCCTCAGTGAATCTCCACTCCACCTCAGTGGGTTTCCTAGGGGATAGAAGAAGTGAGGCCAGTCAGGGAGTTAGGTCTCCCTCCTATGTTCCAACCCGAAAAGCAGTGACTAAAAACACTAAGGTCACCATCTTGTTTCTCTGCCACCCCTGCACTGGGGTTTCCTATGGGGGGTCATGTCCATGAGATGGCCCCTCTCAATTTCCAGCACATCCAACCCACCACTCCCTTTGGATAAATATGGTTAATAGCTGTGTGGACTCAGAGGGCAAGAAACCCTCGGACCAGAGCCCCATGTGCTTGCCTGTCCACAGGATCCACAAGTTTGACCTGGTTGTGGAGCAACGGTGCTTCGCTGGGGATCATGGTTCCCCGGTAATCCACGGTCTTGCCAATATAGCGGTAATGCTGTCCAAAAGAGGAGGGGGCTATCAGAACCCAGGAGGTGTGAAGGGGGCTTGTCTACCACAACTCGGAGCATTCAGCCCAAGTTGAAAAGTAAAAGGTTCAGTTGTCTCACCATCCCCTCGGCCAGTCTCTGGCCTCCCTGTGCTGCTCTTAATGGACAGGGACGGATGG is a window encoding:
- the MRPL24 gene encoding large ribosomal subunit protein uL24m, encoding MRLSALLALASKVTLPPNYRYGMSRPGSLSDKKKNPPGTRRRRVAVEPISDDDWHLFYGDRVEILEGKDAGKQGKVVQVIRQRNWVVVEGLNTHYRYIGKTVDYRGTMIPSEAPLLHNQVKLVDPVDRKPTEVEWRFTEAGERVRVSTRSGRIIPKPEFPRADGIVPETWIDGPKDTSVEDALAKTYVPSLKTLEEEVMEAMGIQETRRHKKVYWY